In Gossypium hirsutum isolate 1008001.06 chromosome D06, Gossypium_hirsutum_v2.1, whole genome shotgun sequence, one genomic interval encodes:
- the LOC107900615 gene encoding uncharacterized protein, which produces MILHLPCTTLYQTPLLSNPRNLQQLAKTQTSFSPANKLSIARKLVTRGCSNSQGGEGEKKTESRSFLSLEEAGLVEISGLSSHEKFLCRLTISSLNLLRVISEQEGCSIEEMNAGRVCDWFVKDKLKREQNIDSAVLQWDESEFPF; this is translated from the exons ATGATTTTACACTTACCTTGTACAACTCTTTATCAAACACCATTACTATCCAATCCTAGAAATCTTCAACAATTAGCTAAAACCCAAACCAGTTTTTCACCAGCCAACAAGTTGTCCATTGCAAGAAAGCTTGTAACAAGAGGATGCAGCAATAGCCAAGGTGGTGAAGGAGAGAAGAAGACAGAAAGTAGAAGTTTCCTATCTCTAGAAGAGGCTGGTTTGGTTGAAATATCTGGTTTAAGCTCTCATGAAAAGTTCCTATGTCGATTAACG ATATCATCATTGAATCTACTTAGAGTGATATCAGAACAGGAAGGATGTTCAATTGAAGAGATGAATGCTGGAAGGGTATGTGATTGGTTTGTGAAAGATAAACTGAAAAGAGAACAAAACATAGATTCTGCAGTCCTTCAATGGGATGAATCTGAATTTCCCTTTTAG